A stretch of the Cottoperca gobio chromosome 2, fCotGob3.1, whole genome shotgun sequence genome encodes the following:
- the trak2 gene encoding trafficking kinesin-binding protein 2 isoform X1, producing the protein MFEVKPRAVEKKESSTETDEGLGSSGKHFGSLGSGSADSGSVYLSDSQDWVVSPGCSPDEGPGQLSAISPMLAEETFRYMTYLALEPSSYSHPGSQSLSKVLGADRVEQMTKTYNDIEVVSHLLAERDRDLELAARIGQSLLQRNHLLQERNEAVEEQLAQTLDQVHQLQHELSKKDELLRMVASASEESETDSSVSTPLRQPQPPRGTNAAATLSQLEGLHNKLQDLEEENMSLRSQACQLKTDTITCEEKEQQLVSDCVKELRESNSQMVSLTDELSQKNEELLRHQEEISQLLSQIVELQHRVKDLALEKEELRIHLQASKEAQRQLTAELDELADRNAECVEMLHESQEEIRELRNKSTPSAGMRRHLSYGLYPMDSLAAEIEGTMRRELSVDEETASLDQKVSQKRVFQTVRSINASASRPSSATPPIPGSGQSSLVMTAQPFQSTQGEEVRIGQPGCPGGNDLTKALHRLSLRRQNYMCERRFFQAEREKKMQALAGAEGDGESSGCSSPMGSVHSSFSNLSELSFSSSIFKTFLPEKLQIVKPMEGSLTLHHWQQLATPHLATILDLHPGVVTKGSCPLAPDAIYRLSDMEEDEEDEEHRGVQEKGAAERGKEEEDEEEGGITFKVRCSSTPDERKDRKHSPLPVPPLSPTLPTPATSCSVPSNLCLTPAPRHVTEKSSLSTQPIAGACTSVVTSQSQICISTSTTTSSSVVCSVQNPGKCQSSTFSTYTFTTCSILHPSDITQVTSSSQSSIMANTPSSMRTGPSTPVTPCRLSLGDCFPPRRPPVPTRGLAKLVLERGISAQVSTDTPPPSPKPTPRQPLFRLLPSTPPNSPSHSPSPSPVPQESRQHSADNFLASRPAELFLQDVYGLNLGRAPHPDLPSPSQGTPNRAPSPKTGRARPDLGLVERLRRLGFTKVLQGAESEAAAPRQDSSTFVSAGGGSLLDGLRRNQSLPAMIGARAGKSVGNPIPPPHPTSLALPTPPWGNPKEHRRHLGSVSHVPSSSSKR; encoded by the exons CGTATCTTGCTTTGGAGCCCTCTTCTTATTCCCACCCCGGCTCTCAGAGCCTCTCCAAAg TCCTCGGTGCTGATCGGGTGGAGCAGATGACCAAGACGTACAATGACATCGAAGTGGTGTCGCACCTTTTGGCTGAG CGGGACAGAGACTTGGAGCTGGCCGCTCGGATCGGTCAGTCACTTCTGCAGAGGAACCACCTGCTGCAGGAGCGCAACGAGGCCGTAGAGGAGCAGCTAGCACAGACCCTGGACCAG GTTCACCAGCTTCAGCATGAGCTCAGTAAGAAGGACGAGTTGCTGCGGATGGTGGCCAGCGCCTCGGAGGAGAGCGAGACCGACTCCAGCGTGTCCACACCGCTGCGGCAGCCTCAGCCACCTCGGGGAACCAATGCTGCTGCCACACTCAGCCAGCTGGAGGGTCTGCACAACAAGCTGCAGGACTTGGAGGAGGAGAACATGTCACTGAGATCTCAG GCGTGTCAACTGAAGACCGACACCATCACCtgtgaggagaaggagcagcagcttGTGAGCGACTGTGTGAAGGAGCTCC GTGAGTCCAACAGCCAGATGGTGTCTCTGACTGATGAACTGTCTCAGAAGAACGAGGAGCTGCTCAGACACCAGGAGGAAATCTCTCAGCTGCTCTCCCAGATAGTCGAGCTGCAACACAGAGTGAAGGAC CTGGCTCTGGAGAAAGAGGAGCTGAGGATTCACCTGCAGGCGTCTAAAGAAGCTCAGCGACAGCTCACAGCAGAG ctggaCGAGTTGGCGGACAGGAATGCGGAGTGTGTAGAGATGCTCCATGAGTCCCAGGAGGAGATCAGAGAACTTCGCAATAAAAGCACTCCCTCTGCTGGGATGCGAAGGCACCTGTCTTACGGCCTCTACCCCATG GACTCTCTGGCAGCGGAGATCGAGGGCACCATGAGGAGGGAGCTGAGTGTCGATGAGGAGACCGCCTCTCTGGACCAAAA AGTTTCCCAGAAGCGAGTCTTCCAAACAGTCCGCTCCATCAACGCCTCAGCATCGCGGCCATCCTCGGCCACCCCTCCCATCCCCGGCTCAGGACAGAGCTCCCTGGTGATGACCGCACAGCCCTTCCAGTCCACTCAGGG GGAGGAGGTGCGAATCGGCCAGCCCGGCTGTCCTGGAGGAAACGACCTGACCAAAGCCCTCCACCGGCTGTCGCTGCGACGACAGAACTACATGTGCGAGCGCCGGTTCTTCCAGGCGGAGCGGGAGAAGAAGATGCAGGCCCTGGCGGGGGCAGAGGGGGACGGGGAGAGCAGCGGCTGCAGCTCACCGATGGGCAGCGTGCACTCCTCTTTCTCCAACCTGTCAGAACTCTCCTTCAGCTCCAGTATTTTCAAGACCTTCCTGCCTGAGAAGTTGCAGATCGTCAAGCCCATGGAAG gCTCACTGACGCTCCATCACTGGCAGCAGCTGGCCACACCACACCTGGCCACCATCCTGGACCTCCACCCTGGGGTGGTGACCAAAGGTTCCTGCCCACTGGCTCCGGACGCTATTTACCGCCTGTCTGacatggaggaggatgaggaggatgaagagcacAGGGGTGTCCAGGAGAAGGGGGCGGCAGAGCGGGgtaaggaagaggaggacgaggaggaaggCGGGATTACCTTCAAGGTGCGCTGTTCGTCCACGCCGGAcgagaggaaagacagaaagcaTTCACCTCTCCCTGTCCCGCCTCTCTCCCCCACCCTGCCGACACCGGCCACTTCCTGCTCAGTCCCATCAAACCTCTGTCTGACCCCCGCACCCCGACATGTCACTGAGAAATCCAGCCTATCAACTCAGCCCATTGCAGGGGCCTGTACATCCGTGGTCACATCACAGAGTCAGATTTGCATCtccacatcaacaacaacatcttCTTCTG TTGTGTGTTCAGTCCAAAATCCAGGGAAGTGTCAGAGCTCCACCTTCTCTACCTACACCTTCACGACCTGTAGCATCCTGCACCCCAGTGACATCACACAGGTCACCTCAAG TTCTCAGTCGTCCATCATGGCCAACACACCCAGCTCCATGAGGACAGGTCCCAGTACTCCTGTGACTCCTTGCAGACTGAGTCTGGGTGACTGCTTTCCCCCTCGACGCCCCCCTGTGCCCACCAGAGGCCTGGCTAAGCTGGTCTTGGAGAGGGGTATTTCTGCACAAGTCTCCACTGACACCCCCCCTCCATCCCCAAAACCCACACCCCGGCAGCCCCTGTTTCGACTCTTACCAAGCACACCCCCCAACTCTCCCTCCCACTCACCATCTCCCTCCCCAGTGCCCCAGGAGTCCCGCCAGCACTCGGCTGACAATTTCCTAGCCTCACGGCCAGCAGAACTTTTTCTGCAGGACGTTTATGGGTTGAATCTGGGTCGCGCCCCACATCCAGACCTACCAAGCCCCTCCCAAGGAACTCCAAACCGTGCCCCATCCCCTAAGACAGGCCGAGCCAGGCCTGACCTCGGCCTAGTGGAGAGGCTACGGCGGTTGGGATTCACCAAGGTGCTCCAGGGTGCAGAGTCTGAGGCTGCAGCGCCACGGCAGGATTCTTCTACTTTTGTGTCAGCAGGCGGGGGGAGCCTATTGGACGGTTTGAGGCGCAACCAGAGCCTCCCGGCCATGATTGGTGCCCGGGCGGGGAAGTCGGTCGGTAACCCGATACCTCCTCCTCACCCGACCTCCCTGGCCCTCCCCACACCACCCTGGGGAAACCCCAAAGAACACAGAAGGCATCTTGGCTCTGTCTCCCATGTCCCGTCAAGTTCATCCAAACGCTGA
- the trak2 gene encoding trafficking kinesin-binding protein 2 isoform X2, which yields MFEVKPRAVEKKESSTETDEGLGSSGKHFGSLGSGSADSGSVYLSDSQDWVVSPGCSPDEGPGQLSAISPMLAEETFRYMTYLALEPSSYSHPGSQSLSKVLGADRVEQMTKTYNDIEVVSHLLAERDRDLELAARIGQSLLQRNHLLQERNEAVEEQLAQTLDQVHQLQHELSKKDELLRMVASASEESETDSSVSTPLRQPQPPRGTNAAATLSQLEGLHNKLQDLEEENMSLRSQACQLKTDTITCEEKEQQLVSDCVKELRESNSQMVSLTDELSQKNEELLRHQEEISQLLSQIVELQHRVKDLALEKEELRIHLQASKEAQRQLTAELDELADRNAECVEMLHESQEEIRELRNKSTPSAGMRRHLSYGLYPMDSLAAEIEGTMRRELSVDEETASLDQKVSQKRVFQTVRSINASASRPSSATPPIPGSGQSSLVMTAQPFQSTQGEEVRIGQPGCPGGNDLTKALHRLSLRRQNYMCERRFFQAEREKKMQALAGAEGDGESSGCSSPMGSVHSSFSNLSELSFSSSIFKTFLPEKLQIVKPMEGSLTLHHWQQLATPHLATILDLHPGVVTKGSCPLAPDAIYRLSDMEEDEEDEEHRGVQEKGAAERGKEEEDEEEGGITFKVRCSSTPDERKDRKHSPLPVPPLSPTLPTPATSCSVPSNLCLTPAPRHVTEKSSLSTQPIAGACTSVVTSQSQICISTSTTTSSSVQNPGKCQSSTFSTYTFTTCSILHPSDITQVTSSSQSSIMANTPSSMRTGPSTPVTPCRLSLGDCFPPRRPPVPTRGLAKLVLERGISAQVSTDTPPPSPKPTPRQPLFRLLPSTPPNSPSHSPSPSPVPQESRQHSADNFLASRPAELFLQDVYGLNLGRAPHPDLPSPSQGTPNRAPSPKTGRARPDLGLVERLRRLGFTKVLQGAESEAAAPRQDSSTFVSAGGGSLLDGLRRNQSLPAMIGARAGKSVGNPIPPPHPTSLALPTPPWGNPKEHRRHLGSVSHVPSSSSKR from the exons CGTATCTTGCTTTGGAGCCCTCTTCTTATTCCCACCCCGGCTCTCAGAGCCTCTCCAAAg TCCTCGGTGCTGATCGGGTGGAGCAGATGACCAAGACGTACAATGACATCGAAGTGGTGTCGCACCTTTTGGCTGAG CGGGACAGAGACTTGGAGCTGGCCGCTCGGATCGGTCAGTCACTTCTGCAGAGGAACCACCTGCTGCAGGAGCGCAACGAGGCCGTAGAGGAGCAGCTAGCACAGACCCTGGACCAG GTTCACCAGCTTCAGCATGAGCTCAGTAAGAAGGACGAGTTGCTGCGGATGGTGGCCAGCGCCTCGGAGGAGAGCGAGACCGACTCCAGCGTGTCCACACCGCTGCGGCAGCCTCAGCCACCTCGGGGAACCAATGCTGCTGCCACACTCAGCCAGCTGGAGGGTCTGCACAACAAGCTGCAGGACTTGGAGGAGGAGAACATGTCACTGAGATCTCAG GCGTGTCAACTGAAGACCGACACCATCACCtgtgaggagaaggagcagcagcttGTGAGCGACTGTGTGAAGGAGCTCC GTGAGTCCAACAGCCAGATGGTGTCTCTGACTGATGAACTGTCTCAGAAGAACGAGGAGCTGCTCAGACACCAGGAGGAAATCTCTCAGCTGCTCTCCCAGATAGTCGAGCTGCAACACAGAGTGAAGGAC CTGGCTCTGGAGAAAGAGGAGCTGAGGATTCACCTGCAGGCGTCTAAAGAAGCTCAGCGACAGCTCACAGCAGAG ctggaCGAGTTGGCGGACAGGAATGCGGAGTGTGTAGAGATGCTCCATGAGTCCCAGGAGGAGATCAGAGAACTTCGCAATAAAAGCACTCCCTCTGCTGGGATGCGAAGGCACCTGTCTTACGGCCTCTACCCCATG GACTCTCTGGCAGCGGAGATCGAGGGCACCATGAGGAGGGAGCTGAGTGTCGATGAGGAGACCGCCTCTCTGGACCAAAA AGTTTCCCAGAAGCGAGTCTTCCAAACAGTCCGCTCCATCAACGCCTCAGCATCGCGGCCATCCTCGGCCACCCCTCCCATCCCCGGCTCAGGACAGAGCTCCCTGGTGATGACCGCACAGCCCTTCCAGTCCACTCAGGG GGAGGAGGTGCGAATCGGCCAGCCCGGCTGTCCTGGAGGAAACGACCTGACCAAAGCCCTCCACCGGCTGTCGCTGCGACGACAGAACTACATGTGCGAGCGCCGGTTCTTCCAGGCGGAGCGGGAGAAGAAGATGCAGGCCCTGGCGGGGGCAGAGGGGGACGGGGAGAGCAGCGGCTGCAGCTCACCGATGGGCAGCGTGCACTCCTCTTTCTCCAACCTGTCAGAACTCTCCTTCAGCTCCAGTATTTTCAAGACCTTCCTGCCTGAGAAGTTGCAGATCGTCAAGCCCATGGAAG gCTCACTGACGCTCCATCACTGGCAGCAGCTGGCCACACCACACCTGGCCACCATCCTGGACCTCCACCCTGGGGTGGTGACCAAAGGTTCCTGCCCACTGGCTCCGGACGCTATTTACCGCCTGTCTGacatggaggaggatgaggaggatgaagagcacAGGGGTGTCCAGGAGAAGGGGGCGGCAGAGCGGGgtaaggaagaggaggacgaggaggaaggCGGGATTACCTTCAAGGTGCGCTGTTCGTCCACGCCGGAcgagaggaaagacagaaagcaTTCACCTCTCCCTGTCCCGCCTCTCTCCCCCACCCTGCCGACACCGGCCACTTCCTGCTCAGTCCCATCAAACCTCTGTCTGACCCCCGCACCCCGACATGTCACTGAGAAATCCAGCCTATCAACTCAGCCCATTGCAGGGGCCTGTACATCCGTGGTCACATCACAGAGTCAGATTTGCATCtccacatcaacaacaacatcttCTTCTG TCCAAAATCCAGGGAAGTGTCAGAGCTCCACCTTCTCTACCTACACCTTCACGACCTGTAGCATCCTGCACCCCAGTGACATCACACAGGTCACCTCAAG TTCTCAGTCGTCCATCATGGCCAACACACCCAGCTCCATGAGGACAGGTCCCAGTACTCCTGTGACTCCTTGCAGACTGAGTCTGGGTGACTGCTTTCCCCCTCGACGCCCCCCTGTGCCCACCAGAGGCCTGGCTAAGCTGGTCTTGGAGAGGGGTATTTCTGCACAAGTCTCCACTGACACCCCCCCTCCATCCCCAAAACCCACACCCCGGCAGCCCCTGTTTCGACTCTTACCAAGCACACCCCCCAACTCTCCCTCCCACTCACCATCTCCCTCCCCAGTGCCCCAGGAGTCCCGCCAGCACTCGGCTGACAATTTCCTAGCCTCACGGCCAGCAGAACTTTTTCTGCAGGACGTTTATGGGTTGAATCTGGGTCGCGCCCCACATCCAGACCTACCAAGCCCCTCCCAAGGAACTCCAAACCGTGCCCCATCCCCTAAGACAGGCCGAGCCAGGCCTGACCTCGGCCTAGTGGAGAGGCTACGGCGGTTGGGATTCACCAAGGTGCTCCAGGGTGCAGAGTCTGAGGCTGCAGCGCCACGGCAGGATTCTTCTACTTTTGTGTCAGCAGGCGGGGGGAGCCTATTGGACGGTTTGAGGCGCAACCAGAGCCTCCCGGCCATGATTGGTGCCCGGGCGGGGAAGTCGGTCGGTAACCCGATACCTCCTCCTCACCCGACCTCCCTGGCCCTCCCCACACCACCCTGGGGAAACCCCAAAGAACACAGAAGGCATCTTGGCTCTGTCTCCCATGTCCCGTCAAGTTCATCCAAACGCTGA
- the trak2 gene encoding trafficking kinesin-binding protein 2 isoform X3: protein MFEVKPRAVEKKESSTETDEGLGSSGKHFGSLGSGSADSGSVYLSDSQDWVVSPGCSPDEGPGQLSAISPMLAEETFRYMIKMFLTWPVLGADRVEQMTKTYNDIEVVSHLLAERDRDLELAARIGQSLLQRNHLLQERNEAVEEQLAQTLDQVHQLQHELSKKDELLRMVASASEESETDSSVSTPLRQPQPPRGTNAAATLSQLEGLHNKLQDLEEENMSLRSQACQLKTDTITCEEKEQQLVSDCVKELRESNSQMVSLTDELSQKNEELLRHQEEISQLLSQIVELQHRVKDLALEKEELRIHLQASKEAQRQLTAELDELADRNAECVEMLHESQEEIRELRNKSTPSAGMRRHLSYGLYPMDSLAAEIEGTMRRELSVDEETASLDQKVSQKRVFQTVRSINASASRPSSATPPIPGSGQSSLVMTAQPFQSTQGEEVRIGQPGCPGGNDLTKALHRLSLRRQNYMCERRFFQAEREKKMQALAGAEGDGESSGCSSPMGSVHSSFSNLSELSFSSSIFKTFLPEKLQIVKPMEGSLTLHHWQQLATPHLATILDLHPGVVTKGSCPLAPDAIYRLSDMEEDEEDEEHRGVQEKGAAERGKEEEDEEEGGITFKVRCSSTPDERKDRKHSPLPVPPLSPTLPTPATSCSVPSNLCLTPAPRHVTEKSSLSTQPIAGACTSVVTSQSQICISTSTTTSSSVVCSVQNPGKCQSSTFSTYTFTTCSILHPSDITQVTSSSQSSIMANTPSSMRTGPSTPVTPCRLSLGDCFPPRRPPVPTRGLAKLVLERGISAQVSTDTPPPSPKPTPRQPLFRLLPSTPPNSPSHSPSPSPVPQESRQHSADNFLASRPAELFLQDVYGLNLGRAPHPDLPSPSQGTPNRAPSPKTGRARPDLGLVERLRRLGFTKVLQGAESEAAAPRQDSSTFVSAGGGSLLDGLRRNQSLPAMIGARAGKSVGNPIPPPHPTSLALPTPPWGNPKEHRRHLGSVSHVPSSSSKR from the exons tcaaaatgttcttGACTTGGCCAGTCCTCGGTGCTGATCGGGTGGAGCAGATGACCAAGACGTACAATGACATCGAAGTGGTGTCGCACCTTTTGGCTGAG CGGGACAGAGACTTGGAGCTGGCCGCTCGGATCGGTCAGTCACTTCTGCAGAGGAACCACCTGCTGCAGGAGCGCAACGAGGCCGTAGAGGAGCAGCTAGCACAGACCCTGGACCAG GTTCACCAGCTTCAGCATGAGCTCAGTAAGAAGGACGAGTTGCTGCGGATGGTGGCCAGCGCCTCGGAGGAGAGCGAGACCGACTCCAGCGTGTCCACACCGCTGCGGCAGCCTCAGCCACCTCGGGGAACCAATGCTGCTGCCACACTCAGCCAGCTGGAGGGTCTGCACAACAAGCTGCAGGACTTGGAGGAGGAGAACATGTCACTGAGATCTCAG GCGTGTCAACTGAAGACCGACACCATCACCtgtgaggagaaggagcagcagcttGTGAGCGACTGTGTGAAGGAGCTCC GTGAGTCCAACAGCCAGATGGTGTCTCTGACTGATGAACTGTCTCAGAAGAACGAGGAGCTGCTCAGACACCAGGAGGAAATCTCTCAGCTGCTCTCCCAGATAGTCGAGCTGCAACACAGAGTGAAGGAC CTGGCTCTGGAGAAAGAGGAGCTGAGGATTCACCTGCAGGCGTCTAAAGAAGCTCAGCGACAGCTCACAGCAGAG ctggaCGAGTTGGCGGACAGGAATGCGGAGTGTGTAGAGATGCTCCATGAGTCCCAGGAGGAGATCAGAGAACTTCGCAATAAAAGCACTCCCTCTGCTGGGATGCGAAGGCACCTGTCTTACGGCCTCTACCCCATG GACTCTCTGGCAGCGGAGATCGAGGGCACCATGAGGAGGGAGCTGAGTGTCGATGAGGAGACCGCCTCTCTGGACCAAAA AGTTTCCCAGAAGCGAGTCTTCCAAACAGTCCGCTCCATCAACGCCTCAGCATCGCGGCCATCCTCGGCCACCCCTCCCATCCCCGGCTCAGGACAGAGCTCCCTGGTGATGACCGCACAGCCCTTCCAGTCCACTCAGGG GGAGGAGGTGCGAATCGGCCAGCCCGGCTGTCCTGGAGGAAACGACCTGACCAAAGCCCTCCACCGGCTGTCGCTGCGACGACAGAACTACATGTGCGAGCGCCGGTTCTTCCAGGCGGAGCGGGAGAAGAAGATGCAGGCCCTGGCGGGGGCAGAGGGGGACGGGGAGAGCAGCGGCTGCAGCTCACCGATGGGCAGCGTGCACTCCTCTTTCTCCAACCTGTCAGAACTCTCCTTCAGCTCCAGTATTTTCAAGACCTTCCTGCCTGAGAAGTTGCAGATCGTCAAGCCCATGGAAG gCTCACTGACGCTCCATCACTGGCAGCAGCTGGCCACACCACACCTGGCCACCATCCTGGACCTCCACCCTGGGGTGGTGACCAAAGGTTCCTGCCCACTGGCTCCGGACGCTATTTACCGCCTGTCTGacatggaggaggatgaggaggatgaagagcacAGGGGTGTCCAGGAGAAGGGGGCGGCAGAGCGGGgtaaggaagaggaggacgaggaggaaggCGGGATTACCTTCAAGGTGCGCTGTTCGTCCACGCCGGAcgagaggaaagacagaaagcaTTCACCTCTCCCTGTCCCGCCTCTCTCCCCCACCCTGCCGACACCGGCCACTTCCTGCTCAGTCCCATCAAACCTCTGTCTGACCCCCGCACCCCGACATGTCACTGAGAAATCCAGCCTATCAACTCAGCCCATTGCAGGGGCCTGTACATCCGTGGTCACATCACAGAGTCAGATTTGCATCtccacatcaacaacaacatcttCTTCTG TTGTGTGTTCAGTCCAAAATCCAGGGAAGTGTCAGAGCTCCACCTTCTCTACCTACACCTTCACGACCTGTAGCATCCTGCACCCCAGTGACATCACACAGGTCACCTCAAG TTCTCAGTCGTCCATCATGGCCAACACACCCAGCTCCATGAGGACAGGTCCCAGTACTCCTGTGACTCCTTGCAGACTGAGTCTGGGTGACTGCTTTCCCCCTCGACGCCCCCCTGTGCCCACCAGAGGCCTGGCTAAGCTGGTCTTGGAGAGGGGTATTTCTGCACAAGTCTCCACTGACACCCCCCCTCCATCCCCAAAACCCACACCCCGGCAGCCCCTGTTTCGACTCTTACCAAGCACACCCCCCAACTCTCCCTCCCACTCACCATCTCCCTCCCCAGTGCCCCAGGAGTCCCGCCAGCACTCGGCTGACAATTTCCTAGCCTCACGGCCAGCAGAACTTTTTCTGCAGGACGTTTATGGGTTGAATCTGGGTCGCGCCCCACATCCAGACCTACCAAGCCCCTCCCAAGGAACTCCAAACCGTGCCCCATCCCCTAAGACAGGCCGAGCCAGGCCTGACCTCGGCCTAGTGGAGAGGCTACGGCGGTTGGGATTCACCAAGGTGCTCCAGGGTGCAGAGTCTGAGGCTGCAGCGCCACGGCAGGATTCTTCTACTTTTGTGTCAGCAGGCGGGGGGAGCCTATTGGACGGTTTGAGGCGCAACCAGAGCCTCCCGGCCATGATTGGTGCCCGGGCGGGGAAGTCGGTCGGTAACCCGATACCTCCTCCTCACCCGACCTCCCTGGCCCTCCCCACACCACCCTGGGGAAACCCCAAAGAACACAGAAGGCATCTTGGCTCTGTCTCCCATGTCCCGTCAAGTTCATCCAAACGCTGA